One window of the Desulfitibacter alkalitolerans DSM 16504 genome contains the following:
- a CDS encoding TnpV protein: MKGRKPPKGAPNMSKEIETDNSRPLTYSQAGDYLLPDLILEEQASPVTEETIGKYGRMRKNFLKQHRAMSYNSLLLGEKLYHHLREIDRTANERMEQLMKELTGKNPPPDKTTDQMGWVSHMNSLKAQAEETILNELIYN; this comes from the coding sequence ATGAAAGGCAGAAAGCCGCCGAAAGGAGCGCCCAATATGAGCAAAGAGATAGAAACGGACAACAGCCGTCCGCTGACCTACAGCCAGGCAGGAGATTATCTGCTTCCCGATCTGATTCTGGAAGAACAGGCTTCACCGGTGACGGAGGAGACAATCGGCAAATACGGACGGATGCGGAAAAACTTCCTGAAACAGCACCGGGCCATGTCGTACAATTCCCTGCTTCTCGGAGAGAAGCTGTATCACCACCTGCGGGAGATCGACCGGACAGCGAACGAGAGAATGGAACAACTGATGAAGGAGCTAACCGGGAAGAACCCGCCCCCGGACAAAACGACAGATCAGATGGGCTGGGTGAGCCACATGAACAGTCTGAAAGCCCAGGCCGAGGAAACCATTTTGAACGAACTGATTTACAATTAA
- a CDS encoding transposon-transfer assisting family protein, with the protein MGFTVEEINLMCVYDTSDRGRLLTGIRESLPHLLEPELKELAQGIIGRLEAMTDREFAALVLAPDYE; encoded by the coding sequence ATGGGCTTTACCGTAGAAGAAATCAATCTCATGTGTGTCTATGACACAAGCGACAGAGGCAGACTGCTTACCGGGATACGGGAGAGCCTGCCTCATCTGTTGGAACCGGAACTGAAAGAACTGGCGCAGGGCATAATCGGCAGGTTGGAAGCCATGACTGACCGGGAATTCGCCGCCCTTGTCCTTGCTCCGGACTATGAATGA
- a CDS encoding DUF3849 domain-containing protein, whose amino-acid sequence MENQPVYKQDADYARQQDELALYRDSNRINGACAQAIEQAIKDSNYALYRYDLDSAAQKVIAEYGAERVAWVLAATLQNLEHDGRFSRYNKDWGKGFSIPKERSIYYTINTHPTVLDGFIDVARKEFAALEKSAPKAEKKTSVLNRLEEGKKAAVQETSNRKALRNATADGRCNNGLYRRRNQSHVCL is encoded by the coding sequence ATGGAAAATCAACCAGTTTATAAACAGGATGCAGATTATGCAAGACAACAGGATGAGCTTGCCCTTTACCGGGACAGCAACCGTATAAATGGAGCCTGTGCCCAGGCAATCGAACAAGCCATAAAAGACAGCAACTATGCTCTCTACCGGTATGATTTAGATAGCGCTGCACAGAAGGTTATTGCGGAATACGGCGCGGAGCGTGTAGCCTGGGTATTGGCTGCCACCTTGCAGAATCTGGAGCATGACGGGCGTTTTTCCCGTTACAACAAGGATTGGGGTAAAGGCTTTTCCATACCCAAAGAAAGAAGCATTTATTATACGATAAATACCCACCCCACCGTACTGGACGGATTTATTGACGTGGCGCGGAAAGAGTTTGCTGCACTGGAAAAATCCGCTCCGAAAGCTGAAAAAAAGACCTCCGTTCTAAATCGGCTGGAAGAAGGCAAAAAGGCTGCCGTACAGGAGACAAGCAACCGAAAGGCACTTCGAAACGCGACAGCGGACGGGAGGTGTAATAATGGGCTTTACCGTAGAAGAAATCAATCTCATGTGTGTCTATGA
- a CDS encoding YodL domain-containing protein, translating to MADKANSTKNQVKEITDRLEQGVKDLFIGEKYLSYLQTMSRFHRYSTRNTLLIYMQKPDATLVAGYQAWQSKFGRYVKRGETGIKILAPTPFTVTKEQQKLDPDTRRPILGADGLPVTEEVEVRIARFKVIPVFDVSQTDGKPLPSLVEDLTGDVKHYALFLDALRAVSPLPIRFEPLEPGTDGICRMGDSIAIRTGMSEIQTVSAIIHEIAHARLHDLERLQQEDETAKPKDRRTEEVEAESVSYAVCQYYGIETAANSFGYLAEWSKTRELKELNASLDIIRKTAAELIDSIDENFRMLAKERGIDLTPKEQDETAPEPLPVPDAPVSGQEPSPAVEPELKPNQHIEEISGVEYIVTGPAPSYTPKPEKQYELGYGHMGNGLTVWNRLEEKDGDYVTVAHIATDRSVTFYDKDMPDDVKAQIEETARTTEMSVSATQDAPVFSVPPVAGTPEQAAPHQEQDAPVEPETDDFLPDPAIELSERDLYGYTDPSMLPLLKDRALALYDADHTVYMLYPDNTEAMVFERDEIVGHDGIFGIEAGEWQASREYAMLKDASRNSEASREAGLLYGDRDCFGIFQLKGGEELHFHRFTPLEQLKKDGLTVDRANYELVYVAPLSPDDTLEGIFEKFNLHHPADFRGHSLSVSDVVCLQRNGGSTSHYVDSFGFKELPAFLGNEKQPELDPVMELATRLDKFAENFDTYGYRDDVEDKEENIRSIARDIENGELSGMKEMLQYAIEEETDVPEATALLQQLATYEKPKEPEPAAPTVSELEEQAKPGKQISLLDLARAVKNEQKQPGRTEKPSILAKLQEGKKAVSQGTDTQKTAPKRDGEREV from the coding sequence ATGGCTGATAAGGCCAACAGCACAAAAAATCAGGTGAAGGAAATCACCGACCGACTAGAACAGGGCGTTAAAGACCTGTTTATCGGTGAAAAATATTTGTCCTACCTGCAAACCATGTCCCGGTTCCACCGCTACAGCACCCGGAACACCCTGCTCATTTATATGCAGAAGCCCGACGCCACGCTGGTGGCAGGATACCAGGCATGGCAATCCAAATTCGGCAGGTATGTCAAACGCGGCGAAACGGGCATCAAAATCCTTGCTCCCACGCCCTTTACCGTTACAAAAGAACAGCAGAAGCTTGACCCGGATACCCGCCGTCCCATACTCGGCGCAGACGGATTGCCCGTCACGGAGGAAGTGGAGGTGCGCATTGCGCGCTTTAAGGTCATTCCCGTATTCGACGTATCACAGACAGACGGAAAACCTCTGCCAAGCCTGGTGGAGGATTTGACCGGCGACGTGAAGCACTATGCGCTTTTTCTGGACGCTCTTAGGGCCGTATCTCCGCTGCCCATCCGGTTTGAACCACTGGAACCCGGCACGGACGGCATCTGCCGCATGGGAGACAGTATCGCCATCCGTACCGGAATGAGTGAAATCCAGACCGTTTCGGCAATAATCCACGAGATCGCCCATGCCAGGCTCCACGATTTGGAGCGTTTGCAGCAGGAGGACGAGACAGCAAAGCCAAAAGACCGGCGCACCGAGGAAGTAGAGGCCGAAAGCGTTTCCTATGCCGTGTGCCAGTATTACGGCATTGAAACCGCCGCCAACAGCTTCGGGTATCTAGCCGAATGGAGTAAAACCCGTGAATTAAAGGAATTGAACGCTTCGCTGGACATTATCCGCAAAACGGCGGCGGAGCTTATTGACAGCATTGATGAAAATTTCCGTATGCTTGCCAAGGAGCGAGGGATTGATCTTACACCCAAAGAGCAGGACGAGACCGCGCCGGAGCCGTTGCCTGTGCCGGATGCTCCTGTTTCAGGCCAGGAGCCTTCACCCGCGGTAGAGCCCGAATTAAAGCCCAACCAGCATATTGAGGAAATCAGCGGCGTGGAGTATATCGTCACCGGCCCCGCACCGTCATACACACCAAAGCCTGAAAAGCAGTATGAATTGGGCTACGGTCATATGGGGAACGGCCTGACCGTCTGGAACCGTTTGGAGGAAAAGGACGGCGATTACGTCACCGTGGCGCATATTGCCACTGACCGCAGTGTGACGTTCTATGACAAGGATATGCCGGATGATGTGAAGGCTCAAATCGAGGAAACCGCTCGTACCACCGAAATGAGTGTGTCTGCTACGCAGGATGCACCGGTTTTCTCCGTACCGCCCGTTGCCGGCACACCAGAACAGGCAGCACCGCATCAGGAGCAGGATGCGCCCGTCGAACCGGAAACAGACGATTTCTTGCCCGACCCCGCTATCGAGCTGTCCGAGCGCGACCTGTACGGCTACACCGACCCCTCCATGCTTCCGCTGCTGAAAGACCGGGCGTTGGCGCTGTATGACGCCGACCATACCGTTTACATGCTGTACCCGGACAACACCGAGGCCATGGTTTTTGAACGGGACGAAATCGTCGGACATGACGGGATTTTCGGCATTGAGGCCGGGGAATGGCAGGCATCGCGGGAGTACGCTATGTTAAAAGACGCCTCCAGAAACAGTGAAGCATCGCGGGAAGCAGGGCTGCTGTACGGTGACAGGGACTGCTTTGGTATCTTTCAGTTAAAGGGCGGCGAGGAACTGCATTTCCACCGTTTTACACCGCTGGAACAGCTGAAAAAAGACGGCCTGACCGTAGACCGGGCCAATTACGAGCTGGTCTATGTCGCGCCCCTGTCGCCTGACGATACGCTGGAAGGCATCTTTGAGAAATTCAACCTGCACCATCCCGCTGACTTTCGGGGACACAGCCTATCGGTCAGCGATGTGGTTTGCCTGCAACGAAACGGCGGGAGCACTTCCCATTATGTGGATAGCTTCGGCTTTAAGGAACTGCCCGCTTTTTTGGGAAATGAGAAGCAGCCGGAACTTGACCCTGTAATGGAGCTTGCTACCCGTCTTGATAAATTTGCCGAGAATTTTGACACTTACGGCTACCGCGATGATGTGGAAGACAAAGAGGAAAATATCCGCTCCATAGCGCGGGATATTGAAAACGGCGAGCTTTCCGGCATGAAAGAAATGCTGCAATATGCCATCGAGGAAGAAACCGATGTGCCCGAAGCTACAGCCCTGTTACAGCAGCTTGCAACCTATGAAAAGCCAAAGGAACCGGAACCCGCTGCTCCCACCGTCTCCGAACTGGAGGAACAGGCTAAGCCCGGGAAGCAGATTTCTCTCCTTGACCTTGCAAGAGCGGTCAAAAACGAACAAAAACAGCCCGGACGCACGGAAAAGCCCTCCATCCTTGCGAAATTGCAGGAAGGTAAAAAAGCAGTTTCCCAGGGAACCGACACACAGAAAACCGCGCCAAAGCGCGACGGAGAACGGGAGGTATGA
- a CDS encoding prepilin peptidase has translation MVLLFCAIPLLWAAVTDLKKRIIPDWTWIAILLTGLASDFLLPAPVLYERIAGCLLPGLCLLFLAMKYSGVGGGDIKLTAAMGFAFGLNTLAAILLLALLPACIYAKATKQRSVPLAVFLCVGAFSFAVVVFVFSRI, from the coding sequence ATGGTGCTGCTGTTTTGCGCCATCCCCCTCCTGTGGGCGGCGGTTACGGACTTGAAAAAGCGGATCATTCCCGACTGGACATGGATTGCCATTCTCCTGACCGGGCTTGCATCCGATTTTTTGCTGCCTGCCCCGGTCCTGTATGAACGAATCGCGGGATGCCTTCTGCCAGGGCTCTGCCTTTTATTCCTTGCCATGAAATACAGCGGCGTGGGCGGCGGCGACATCAAGCTGACGGCAGCCATGGGTTTTGCTTTCGGGCTGAATACCCTTGCGGCCATCCTCCTGCTTGCCTTGCTTCCTGCCTGCATTTACGCAAAAGCGACAAAGCAACGGAGTGTGCCCCTGGCCGTCTTTTTATGTGTCGGCGCTTTCAGCTTTGCCGTTGTCGTATTTGTTTTCAGCCGGATTTGA
- a CDS encoding DUF4320 family protein, with protein MNSRHRGIRGRFSPPLSFQKLLSDKKGSSYFDLIIKTLVVLSLMVTVMSFLSVFTTYLNLNHVCRRVVRVVELEGQVSDRAYDVFYRLKQQTDLSPEMTVENVSYCEDQKIQLRDTFTVTMTYSYPFTIFTPSFAPPVEIRIPMKVSITGMSEKYWKLAE; from the coding sequence ATGAACAGCAGGCACCGGGGCATACGGGGGAGATTTTCTCCCCCGTTGTCCTTTCAAAAGCTGCTTTCCGATAAGAAAGGCAGCAGCTACTTCGATTTAATCATAAAAACTCTTGTAGTGCTATCGCTCATGGTTACGGTCATGAGCTTTTTAAGCGTTTTTACCACATATCTAAACCTGAACCATGTCTGCCGCCGCGTTGTCCGTGTGGTAGAACTGGAGGGGCAGGTTTCCGACCGGGCCTATGACGTGTTTTACAGGCTCAAGCAGCAGACCGACCTATCGCCGGAAATGACCGTTGAAAATGTATCATATTGTGAGGATCAGAAAATCCAGCTGCGGGATACCTTTACCGTCACCATGACCTACAGCTATCCCTTTACCATTTTCACGCCAAGCTTTGCACCACCCGTAGAAATACGGATTCCCATGAAAGTCAGTATTACCGGAATGTCGGAAAAATATTGGAAGCTCGCAGAGTGA